In Mycolicibacterium gadium, the genomic window GATCGGCGGCTGATCACTCGGAATCGATGTCGCGGCCGGTCGCCAGGTCGGCGCAGTCCACCTCGACGACATCTGAGCGTGCCGAGAGAAACGCGCGCGCGCCCTCGTCGCCGCGCAGTCCTCGGAGTAGTTCGGTCCAATGCCGGTTCGCGACGACGACGGGGTGGCCGGGCGTGTCGCCGAAATACGCGCGCGCGAGGCCCGACGTCGATGATCGCGCTGCGGCCAGCACTCGGTCCACCACTTGGGCGCCTACGTCGGGGGTGTCGACGGTGTGCAGCACTGCGAAGTCGGCTTCCACGGCCGACAGACCCGTACGCAACGATGCCGACAACCCGTCTGACCAGTCAGTCGCGATGACGGCGCGGGCAGGAGCAGGCACAGCGACGATCGCCGCGCCCAGCACGACGACCACGTCTTCACAGCCGCCATGATGTAAGGCCGCCACCGCTGATTTCAGCCACCCACCTTGTGCAGCAAGCACTTTCGGCATACCGAACCGCGTGCCCGCCCCGGCGGCAAGCAAAATACCGGCGGCCATGGTCGACATGTCGACAAGTGTGGGTCTACCAGGCGTTTCAGACAACCGGGCAGCGCATCCGACGCTGTGAACTGGACTTATGACGTCCGCGTCATTCACGTTGTCGTTTTCGATCGTGAGGCGTAGGGTTCGAATCAGGTTGAAATCACAGCCAGCTGCAAACGTCATCGACGTGCAGGGCTGTGGCCCTGCAGCCAGGCTTTCAAAAGCGCAGGGCCCAATTTGACGTGAGCCACAGTACGAATCGATGTATTCACCACTGATGGAGTCACAATGTCTACCCCAACACAAGATGCTCCGACGCCACCGCAGTCCCTGATCGTGCGCGCCGAGTCGCATTCAGCGCATTTCGCGACCCGTTCGATACCGCCGAACACCGCTGTGGTCACGGCGCACGGCGAGATCGACGCGGCGAACGCGCAGGCACTCGTCGACTACGCGCTGCGACACGGTGATCGCATCAACCGCTTGGTGCTCGACCTGAGCGGCGTCGATTTCTTTGGCACATCCGGCTTTTCGGCGCTGCACACACTCAACGTCCGCTGCGCCGGCGAATCCATCGCCTGGGCGTCGGTGCCCAGTCCGGCGGTCACGAGGCTGCTGCAGATCTGTGATCCCGATTCGCTCCTGCCGTTCTTCGGCGACGTCGACACCGCACTGTCGGCGGTTCAGGGTGAGCCGCCCCGCCTACTGCAGTTGGTCCCGCAGTCGCGCTAGAGACTTCGCGAGCAACCGGGACACGTGCATCTGCGAGATGCCTACTCGTTCGGCGATCTGGGTCTGCGTGAGCGATTCGAAAAAGCGCAGCAGCAGAACCGTTCGTTCTCGCTCGGGCAACGCTGCGAGCAAGGGCCGCAACGCTTCCCGGTTCTCGATCTGGTCTAGTCCCAGGTCGACGTCGCCGATCGTGTCGGCGATCGCGGGCGCGTCCTCGTTACCTCCACCGCCGCTGTCGATGGACAGCGTGTTGTAGGAGCTGCCTGCGACCAGACCCTCGACGACCTCGTCGCGGTCCATCTCCAGTTCGATCGCCAGTTCCGAGGCGGTGGGTGCGCGGCCGAGTCGCTGAGACAGTTCAGCGGTGGCGGCGCCCAGCCGCAGGTGCAGCTCCTTGAGCCGCCGGGGCACCTTGACCGACCAGCTGTTGTCCCGGAAGTGTCGCCGGACCTCGCCCATGATCGTCGGCACCGCGAACGACACGAAGTCCGATCCGGCGTTCACGTCGAAGCGGATCACCGCGTTCACCAGACCGACACGGGCGACCTGGACGAGATCGTCGCGGGACTCGCCGCGCCCATCGAACCGACGGGCGATGTGGTCGGCCAATGGCAGGCAGCGTTCGACGATGCGGTCTCGCTGTCGCTGGAAGGCCGCGCTGTCTTCGGGTACGCCCTCGAGCTCGCGAAACATGTCCGCGACATCCGCGTACTCAGAGTTCGATCGCGATGACGAACCCTGTGACGTCGAAGGGCTCACTGCAACGAGCTCGCTCGCCTTGTCGTCATCGAGATCCCGAAGACCTGTCCTTCCTCAGGGCCCTGCCCGTCCTGGAAAGTCTGTACGTCGTCGGTCAGCGAGCTCAGCACGTGCCAGCTGAAGCTGCCGGGGGCCAGAATGTCGGGACTCTTGCATGGCGCCGACGCGTGGATGACGACCGCATCTTCGCGCGGATCGACGACGAGCAGCAGTGTGGAATCGGGTACGGCGCAGCGAATGAGGCGCGTACACGCTTCGTCGACCGCCAACCGCAGATCGGCGACGGAGTCGAAGTCCAGATCCTCGTATGTGGCGACCGCCGCCACGAGCGTGCGCAGCACTGCAAGGTTTTCCAGAGTGGCGGCGACCCGAAGCTCGACCGACCCGGCGTTCCGTAGATGCCCGTTCTTCGTGTTGGCAACGTCGGCCATTTGACCTCCCGGCAATATCGAAGCGAGGTTACCCCAGGTCCGCTCCCGGCTAACCACGGGCGTTCCCGCGAGCAGTCGCTACCAAAGTGTGGAGCGCGTTCGAGCCGGGTAAACCCCGGTCATGAAGCACATTGGGTCGCGCAGCCGACTCGACGACGCAGACCAGGGAGGCACCCGGGGACTGCGTCGAGTGATCGTGACTGCCGGACTGGTCCTGTTGGCATTGATCTTGATCTTGGTGGCGATATATGCCGGGGCGTTCCTCATCCTCGCGCCGATGATGCAGTGATGCCGCAGATGAGCTCGTCCAGCGTGGTGCGTGATTCGGCATGGTCCACGTTCCTTACCCTCACGTGGTCGTCACCCAAACATGCGGCTGCGTCGTAGCGAACTCCGTGGTCCCGGACTGCGCCGCGTCCGGCGCGGCCGCGGGTTCTCCTATTACGACGCCGACGGTGCGTCGATCACCGATGCCACGACGCTCGATCGCATCAACGGGCTGGTGATCCCACCGGCCTGGAAGAAGGTGTGGATCTGCCCTCATCCCAACGGTCACATCCAGGCGGTGGGAACAGACGCCGCCGGCCGACGCCAGTACCTCTACCACCAGAAGTGGCAGCAGGACCGGAACGAGGAGAAATTCGACCGGGCCCTGGACATGTCGGCGGCACTACCAGACATGCGGCGCCAGA contains:
- a CDS encoding RNA polymerase sigma factor SigF, with the protein product MSPSTSQGSSSRSNSEYADVADMFRELEGVPEDSAAFQRQRDRIVERCLPLADHIARRFDGRGESRDDLVQVARVGLVNAVIRFDVNAGSDFVSFAVPTIMGEVRRHFRDNSWSVKVPRRLKELHLRLGAATAELSQRLGRAPTASELAIELEMDRDEVVEGLVAGSSYNTLSIDSGGGGNEDAPAIADTIGDVDLGLDQIENREALRPLLAALPERERTVLLLRFFESLTQTQIAERVGISQMHVSRLLAKSLARLRDQLQ
- a CDS encoding nucleotidyltransferase family protein yields the protein MSTMAAGILLAAGAGTRFGMPKVLAAQGGWLKSAVAALHHGGCEDVVVVLGAAIVAVPAPARAVIATDWSDGLSASLRTGLSAVEADFAVLHTVDTPDVGAQVVDRVLAAARSSTSGLARAYFGDTPGHPVVVANRHWTELLRGLRGDEGARAFLSARSDVVEVDCADLATGRDIDSE
- a CDS encoding STAS domain-containing protein, whose product is MSTPTQDAPTPPQSLIVRAESHSAHFATRSIPPNTAVVTAHGEIDAANAQALVDYALRHGDRINRLVLDLSGVDFFGTSGFSALHTLNVRCAGESIAWASVPSPAVTRLLQICDPDSLLPFFGDVDTALSAVQGEPPRLLQLVPQSR
- a CDS encoding ATP-binding protein, producing MADVANTKNGHLRNAGSVELRVAATLENLAVLRTLVAAVATYEDLDFDSVADLRLAVDEACTRLIRCAVPDSTLLLVVDPREDAVVIHASAPCKSPDILAPGSFSWHVLSSLTDDVQTFQDGQGPEEGQVFGISMTTRRASSLQ